In Streptomyces sp. SLBN-118, the following are encoded in one genomic region:
- a CDS encoding SpoIIE family protein phosphatase — translation MNEQIPIEELISGAARDAGGWLGELPVALLATSADGTIVRWNRAAQELLGYEPPQVVGRHIADLLHPGADRSLGRSLWETAATGRGVMGTVTAWHREGHPLELEIWACPVPGRQREASTVLVFAADAHGVRRIRGSSAVWEGLFARSPVGIAVFDTQLRFLQVNSALEAMNGLPESAHVGRRLVEVLPAVNAGEMEEPMRRSLDTGEPILDRRRTGRTPADPHHDRVWSCSYVRVEDPAGQPVGVIASILDITEQQQDHAEAEASRRRLALLNEASLRIGASLELERTAQELAELAVPRLADAVTVDVLDSLAGSDELGTGLIGGVALRRLGKAPLTGSQVADILAPLGRTLTFPASAPYTQALIGRQPFLIAHFDERAIAPAARHSAKPAQLLRIGVHSFMMAPLVARGVVLGVASFYRSRPVGPFLPDDVTLADELCALAAINVDNARLYHREHETAVVLQRSMLPQHITSPPGIEVAHRYLPASDVNEVGGDWYDVLALPDGKAALLIGDVMGHGIAAAAVMGRLSSTVRALGRLDLSPIDVLRQLESVLADLSEPMLATFLYAVCDPATGLCSITRAGHPPPALVEPDGTVRLLDVPPGAPLGVGGTDFTTIEITTQPGSLLVLYTDGLVEARNRDIDERLDELTRLLAQPAQPAQPGQPLDHLCDALISHLSPTAADDDIALLIARIGTNLPDS, via the coding sequence ATGAACGAGCAGATACCGATCGAGGAGCTGATCAGCGGGGCTGCCCGGGACGCCGGTGGTTGGCTGGGGGAACTGCCGGTGGCATTGCTGGCCACCAGTGCCGACGGGACGATCGTCCGCTGGAACCGTGCCGCGCAGGAGCTGCTCGGTTACGAGCCGCCGCAGGTGGTGGGCCGCCACATCGCTGACCTCCTCCACCCCGGAGCCGACCGTAGCCTGGGGCGCTCATTGTGGGAGACCGCGGCGACCGGCCGGGGTGTGATGGGCACGGTGACGGCCTGGCACCGTGAAGGGCACCCGTTGGAACTGGAAATCTGGGCGTGCCCGGTGCCCGGCCGGCAGCGCGAAGCCTCCACGGTGCTGGTCTTCGCCGCCGATGCGCATGGGGTACGCCGCATCCGTGGGTCGTCGGCGGTGTGGGAGGGGCTGTTTGCGCGCTCGCCGGTCGGTATCGCGGTCTTCGACACGCAGTTGCGCTTCCTTCAGGTGAATTCAGCGCTTGAGGCCATGAACGGTCTTCCGGAGTCCGCTCACGTGGGACGACGCCTGGTTGAGGTGCTCCCGGCGGTGAACGCGGGCGAGATGGAGGAACCGATGCGCCGGTCCCTGGACACGGGAGAGCCGATCCTGGACCGCCGCCGTACCGGCCGTACGCCGGCCGACCCGCACCATGACCGCGTGTGGTCCTGCTCGTACGTCCGCGTGGAGGACCCGGCCGGCCAGCCGGTCGGTGTGATCGCCTCGATCCTCGACATCACCGAACAGCAGCAGGATCACGCGGAAGCTGAAGCGAGCCGCCGCAGGCTCGCCCTGCTCAATGAGGCCAGCCTCCGCATCGGTGCCAGCCTGGAGCTGGAGCGCACCGCCCAGGAACTTGCCGAGCTCGCCGTCCCCCGCCTCGCGGACGCCGTCACCGTCGATGTCCTGGACTCCCTCGCCGGCAGCGACGAACTCGGCACGGGGCTTATAGGCGGCGTCGCCCTGCGGCGCCTGGGCAAGGCACCGCTGACCGGCTCACAGGTCGCCGACATACTCGCTCCGCTCGGCAGAACTCTGACGTTCCCCGCGTCCGCCCCCTACACCCAGGCGCTCATCGGCCGGCAGCCGTTCCTGATAGCTCACTTCGACGAACGGGCCATCGCCCCCGCAGCGCGCCACTCCGCCAAGCCCGCACAGCTGCTCCGGATCGGCGTGCACTCCTTCATGATGGCGCCGCTCGTCGCACGGGGCGTGGTGCTGGGCGTGGCCTCGTTCTACCGCTCCCGCCCCGTAGGCCCATTCTTGCCCGACGACGTCACTCTCGCCGACGAGCTGTGTGCCCTGGCGGCGATCAACGTCGACAACGCGCGCCTCTACCACCGCGAGCACGAGACCGCAGTGGTCCTCCAGCGCAGCATGCTGCCGCAGCACATCACCTCGCCGCCCGGCATCGAGGTGGCCCACCGCTACCTGCCCGCCAGCGACGTCAACGAGGTCGGCGGCGACTGGTACGACGTCCTGGCCCTGCCCGACGGCAAGGCCGCACTGCTGATCGGTGACGTGATGGGTCACGGCATCGCCGCCGCTGCGGTGATGGGACGGCTGTCCTCCACCGTACGAGCCCTGGGGCGCCTTGATCTTTCCCCCATCGACGTGTTGCGGCAGCTGGAATCCGTCCTCGCCGACCTCAGCGAGCCGATGCTCGCCACGTTCCTTTATGCCGTCTGCGACCCGGCCACCGGGCTCTGCAGCATCACCCGGGCCGGACACCCGCCACCGGCCCTCGTGGAGCCGGACGGCACCGTCCGCCTGCTGGACGTCCCGCCGGGCGCCCCTTTGGGGGTCGGCGGAACGGACTTCACCACCATCGAGATCACCACGCAGCCGGGGAGCCTCCTGGTCCTCTACACCGACGGACTGGTCGAAGCCCGCAACCGCGACATCGACGAGCGGCTGGACGAACTGACTCGCCTCCTCGCCCAGCCCGCACAGCCCGCACAGCCCGGACAGCCACTGGATCACCTGTGCGACGCGCTGATCAGCCACCTCTCCCCAACCGCCGCCGACGACGACATCGCCCTGCTCATCGCCCGCATCGGCACGAACCTTCCGGACAGCTGA
- a CDS encoding antibiotic biosynthesis monooxygenase, whose translation MYVLMYEYEVDATRHSEFERVYGSAGDWADLFGKSPGYLGTDLFRRVDETADRYLVVDRWSSEQAFLAFKASFGGPYERFSDQTRGLYRTEVRLGALETGHF comes from the coding sequence ATGTACGTGCTGATGTACGAGTACGAAGTCGATGCGACTCGCCATTCGGAATTTGAGCGTGTCTACGGCTCAGCCGGCGACTGGGCGGACTTGTTCGGAAAATCGCCCGGTTACTTGGGAACTGATCTGTTTCGTCGCGTCGATGAGACCGCGGATCGATATCTCGTTGTCGACCGGTGGAGCAGTGAACAGGCCTTTCTTGCCTTCAAGGCGTCATTCGGTGGACCGTACGAGCGCTTCAGCGATCAGACACGTGGGCTGTACCGCACCGAGGTGCGGCTGGGGGCTCTGGAGACAGGGCACTTTTGA
- a CDS encoding orotidine 5'-phosphate decarboxylase / HUMPS family protein, with product MRQSRKAGCHGVIASPPDVAALRSALGPDAVIVTPGVTLPGESPAEHARPGTPRAAIIAGASHVVVGRTVTRATDPAAAFRFVRASLTP from the coding sequence TTGCGACAATCGCGGAAGGCCGGCTGCCATGGCGTGATCGCCTCGCCGCCGGACGTCGCGGCCTTGCGCAGCGCCCTGGGTCCCGACGCCGTGATCGTCACTCCGGGAGTCACACTGCCTGGCGAATCCCCGGCCGAGCACGCCCGCCCCGGGACGCCGCGTGCGGCGATCATTGCTGGCGCCTCGCATGTCGTCGTCGGCCGGACGGTCACCCGTGCCACGGACCCGGCGGCCGCATTCCGTTTCGTCCGAGCCAGTCTCACTCCGTAG
- a CDS encoding SDR family NAD(P)-dependent oxidoreductase, protein MPDQRVVVVTGGGTGIGAATARLLRAAGHDVVISGRRQEPLHRVARETGALACPADTADPDAVLRLVETAVARFGRLDGLVVNAGVGRSGGVGELSDEDWDAVLRINLTGPFLLMRAALPHLLRARGSVVAVASVSALRNGVGNAAYATSKAALLQLCRSLSVDYGPQGLRANTVCPSWVRTEMADRRMARFAEDFGLASGEVDGAYEEATRLLPARRPGEPREVAEAIAWLLSPAASFVNGAVLTVDGGVTALDPGTVPFAFRITPRDNEG, encoded by the coding sequence GTGCCGGATCAGCGTGTTGTGGTCGTGACCGGGGGAGGAACGGGGATTGGTGCGGCAACTGCACGGCTGCTTCGGGCGGCCGGGCACGACGTTGTCATCTCCGGGCGACGACAGGAGCCTTTGCACCGCGTCGCCAGGGAAACCGGAGCCCTGGCCTGCCCGGCTGATACCGCCGACCCGGACGCTGTTCTCCGCCTCGTCGAAACCGCCGTCGCGCGATTCGGTCGACTCGATGGGTTGGTCGTCAATGCGGGAGTGGGACGCAGCGGGGGTGTGGGGGAGTTGTCCGATGAAGACTGGGATGCAGTGCTTCGTATCAATCTCACCGGCCCCTTCCTTCTGATGCGGGCGGCATTGCCGCACTTGCTCCGGGCCCGAGGATCCGTCGTCGCGGTCGCTTCGGTCTCTGCCCTGCGTAACGGGGTGGGCAACGCCGCCTACGCAACGTCCAAGGCGGCACTGCTGCAGTTGTGCCGTTCGCTGTCTGTGGACTACGGGCCTCAGGGCTTGCGGGCCAACACCGTTTGCCCCAGTTGGGTGCGCACGGAGATGGCCGACCGCCGCATGGCCCGGTTCGCCGAGGACTTTGGATTGGCCTCGGGTGAGGTCGACGGAGCATATGAGGAGGCCACCCGGCTGCTGCCGGCACGCCGTCCCGGGGAGCCTCGTGAGGTCGCCGAGGCCATCGCCTGGCTGCTGTCCCCGGCTGCGTCCTTCGTCAACGGCGCTGTACTGACCGTGGACGGGGGTGTGACTGCGCTGGACCCCGGGACTGTTCCCTTTGCTTTCCGCATTACCCCGCGCGACAACGAGGGTTGA
- a CDS encoding SCO3870 family protein → MTKAPFVAMAAGTAALGTALGSLALQLRADGYEQYVESVATFSVLMYVTAALVVVTWVRDGRPHSN, encoded by the coding sequence ATGACGAAGGCCCCGTTCGTCGCCATGGCCGCCGGTACCGCAGCGCTTGGGACTGCGCTTGGTTCCCTTGCGCTTCAGCTGCGCGCAGACGGCTACGAGCAGTACGTCGAGTCCGTAGCCACCTTCAGCGTCCTGATGTACGTCACCGCAGCCCTGGTTGTGGTGACATGGGTCCGAGACGGTCGGCCGCACTCGAACTGA
- a CDS encoding nucleotide pyrophosphatase/phosphodiesterase family protein, translating to MTDAEQPTPTPLLVLDVVGLTPQLLANMPNLQALARNGSQAPLSTVLPAVTCAAQSTFLTGALPAEHGVVGNGWYFRELGEVLLWRQHNGLVGGDKLWDAARRTHPGYTVANICWWYAMGADTDITVTPRPVYYADGRKEPDCYTRPPALHDELTHTLGTFPLFHFWGPGADLVSSQWIIDATRHIMRTRHPDLTLCYLPHLDYDLQRYGPDDPRSHQAATDLDAALAPLLEDARREGRTVVALSEYGITPVSRPVDINRALRRAGLLEVHTQDGMEYLDPMASRAFAVADHQLAHIYVRRPEDLDATRRALADLPGIEQILDDEGKKTHGLDHPRSGELVAVAEPDAWFTYYYWLDETRAPDFAQLVEIHRKPGYDPAELFMDPLDPYVRVRAAKAIARKKLGMRYRLAVVPLDPSPIRGSHGRLPTSDEEGPLIVCSTPRGVSGRVKATDVKSLLLHLAGLH from the coding sequence ATGACCGACGCCGAACAGCCCACGCCCACCCCCCTGCTGGTACTGGACGTCGTCGGCCTCACCCCACAGCTGCTGGCAAACATGCCCAACCTCCAAGCCCTCGCCCGAAACGGCTCCCAGGCCCCCCTTTCCACGGTGCTGCCCGCCGTCACCTGCGCCGCGCAGTCCACCTTCCTCACCGGTGCGCTGCCCGCCGAGCACGGCGTCGTCGGCAACGGCTGGTACTTCCGCGAACTCGGCGAGGTACTGCTGTGGCGCCAGCACAACGGGCTGGTCGGCGGCGACAAACTCTGGGACGCCGCCCGCCGCACCCACCCCGGCTACACCGTCGCCAACATCTGCTGGTGGTACGCCATGGGTGCCGACACCGACATCACCGTCACCCCACGCCCCGTCTACTACGCCGACGGCCGCAAGGAACCCGACTGCTACACCCGACCCCCCGCCCTGCACGACGAACTCACCCACACACTCGGCACCTTCCCCCTCTTCCACTTCTGGGGCCCGGGCGCCGACCTGGTCTCCAGCCAGTGGATCATCGACGCCACCCGGCACATCATGCGCACCCGCCACCCCGACCTGACCCTGTGCTACCTCCCCCACCTCGACTACGACCTGCAGCGCTACGGACCCGACGACCCCCGCTCCCACCAGGCCGCCACCGACCTGGACGCCGCCCTCGCCCCGCTGCTGGAGGACGCCCGGCGGGAGGGCCGCACGGTGGTGGCGCTGTCCGAGTACGGCATCACCCCGGTCAGCCGCCCCGTCGACATCAACCGGGCCCTGCGCCGCGCGGGCCTGCTCGAGGTCCACACGCAGGACGGCATGGAGTACCTCGACCCGATGGCCTCCCGTGCCTTCGCCGTGGCCGACCACCAGCTCGCCCACATCTACGTCCGCCGCCCCGAGGACCTCGACGCCACCCGCCGAGCCCTCGCGGACCTGCCCGGCATCGAGCAAATCCTCGACGACGAAGGCAAGAAGACCCACGGCCTGGACCATCCCCGGTCCGGCGAACTCGTCGCCGTCGCCGAACCGGATGCCTGGTTCACGTACTACTACTGGCTCGACGAAACCCGTGCCCCCGACTTCGCGCAGCTCGTCGAGATCCACCGCAAACCGGGCTACGACCCCGCCGAACTGTTCATGGACCCGCTCGACCCCTACGTACGCGTCAGGGCGGCGAAGGCGATCGCCCGCAAGAAGCTCGGTATGCGCTACCGCCTCGCTGTCGTGCCCCTGGACCCCTCACCTATTCGCGGCAGCCATGGCCGCCTCCCCACGAGCGACGAAGAAGGTCCGCTCATTGTGTGCTCCACCCCCCGCGGTGTAAGCGGCCGCGTGAAAGCGACCGACGTGAAGTCCCTGCTGCTTCACCTCGCTGGACTCCACTGA
- the eboE gene encoding metabolite traffic protein EboE produces the protein MRFRHPDGTTVHLSYCTNVHPAETLDGVIAQLRRHCEPVRRRLGRDRLGIGLWLAKDAARSLVTDPAALRRLCAELDRRGLEVVTLNGFPYEGFGAEEVKYRVYKPDWADPERLAHTTDLARLLASLLPDDVTEGTISTLPLAWRTPFGDAAAEAAHAALATLAERLDALEELTGKSIRIGLEPEPGCIVETTADAIRPLAVIASPRIGICIDTCHLATSFEEPRTALTALTAAGITIPKAQLSAALHAEQPHLPDVRAALAAFAEPRFLHQTRTRTAAGLRGTDDLDEALAGPALPETAPWRAHFHVPLHAPPAPPLTSTLPVLQDTLTRLVGGPVPLTRHLEVETYTWQALPPELRPRSRTQLADGIAAELALARGLLANLGLKELP, from the coding sequence ATGCGGTTCCGCCACCCCGACGGCACCACTGTCCACCTGTCCTACTGCACCAATGTCCACCCCGCGGAGACCCTTGACGGCGTCATCGCCCAACTGCGCCGCCACTGCGAGCCGGTACGCAGACGCCTGGGTCGTGACCGTCTCGGAATCGGCCTGTGGCTCGCCAAGGACGCCGCCCGCTCCCTGGTCACCGACCCGGCGGCACTGCGGAGACTGTGCGCCGAACTCGACCGCCGCGGCCTGGAAGTCGTCACCCTCAACGGCTTTCCCTATGAAGGCTTCGGCGCCGAGGAGGTCAAGTACCGGGTCTACAAGCCGGACTGGGCCGATCCCGAACGGCTCGCCCACACCACCGACCTGGCCCGCCTTCTCGCCTCCCTGCTGCCGGACGATGTCACCGAGGGCACCATCTCCACCCTCCCGCTGGCCTGGCGTACCCCCTTCGGCGATGCGGCCGCCGAGGCCGCGCACGCCGCACTGGCCACCCTCGCCGAGCGCCTGGACGCTCTGGAGGAGCTGACCGGGAAGTCGATACGCATCGGACTGGAGCCGGAGCCCGGCTGCATCGTCGAGACCACCGCGGACGCCATACGTCCCCTTGCCGTGATCGCTTCCCCCCGCATCGGCATCTGCATCGACACCTGCCACCTCGCCACCTCCTTCGAAGAACCACGTACCGCCCTGACCGCACTCACCGCAGCGGGCATCACCATCCCCAAGGCGCAGCTGTCCGCCGCGCTCCATGCCGAACAACCCCACCTCCCCGACGTGCGGGCCGCGTTGGCAGCCTTCGCCGAGCCGCGTTTCCTGCATCAGACCCGTACCCGCACCGCGGCCGGCCTGCGGGGCACGGACGACCTCGACGAAGCCCTGGCGGGCCCGGCGCTGCCCGAGACCGCCCCCTGGCGCGCGCATTTCCATGTCCCGCTGCACGCCCCGCCCGCCCCTCCGCTCACCTCCACCCTCCCTGTGCTCCAGGACACGCTGACCCGGCTGGTCGGCGGTCCGGTCCCGCTCACCCGCCACCTCGAGGTCGAGACCTACACCTGGCAGGCCCTGCCGCCCGAGCTGCGCCCCCGTAGCCGCACCCAGCTCGCCGACGGCATTGCAGCCGAACTCGCCCTGGCCCGCGGCCTGTTGGCCAACCTCGGACTCAAGGAACTCCCATGA
- a CDS encoding TatD family hydrolase produces the protein MRIFDPHIHMTSRTTDDYQAMHAAGVRALVEPSFWLGQPRTSPASFFDYFDALLGWEPFRASQYGIAHHCTIALNPKEANDPRCTPVLKELPRYLVKDSVVAVGEIGYDSMTPAEDTALAAQLQLAADHDLPALVHTPHRDKLAGLHRTVDVIRESALPTDRVLLDHLNETTVKHATDSGCWLGFSIYPDTKMDEDRMVAILKAYGTEKVLVNSAADWGKSDPLKTRKVGEAMLAAGFTGDDVDQVLWRNPVAFYGLSGRLQLDIPEPESLHEGNSILRGGE, from the coding sequence ATGCGCATCTTCGACCCCCATATCCATATGACCTCCCGCACCACCGACGACTATCAGGCGATGCACGCCGCAGGTGTGCGGGCCCTGGTCGAACCGTCCTTCTGGCTGGGCCAGCCCCGCACCTCGCCCGCCTCCTTCTTCGACTATTTCGACGCCCTGCTCGGCTGGGAGCCCTTCCGCGCATCCCAGTACGGCATCGCCCACCACTGCACGATCGCCCTCAATCCCAAGGAAGCGAACGACCCCCGCTGTACCCCCGTTCTGAAGGAGCTGCCCCGCTATCTCGTCAAGGATTCCGTTGTCGCCGTCGGCGAGATCGGCTACGACTCGATGACCCCGGCCGAAGACACCGCACTCGCCGCCCAGCTGCAACTCGCCGCCGACCACGACCTGCCCGCCCTCGTCCACACCCCGCACCGCGACAAGCTCGCGGGCCTCCACCGCACGGTGGACGTCATCCGCGAATCCGCGCTGCCCACGGACCGCGTTCTGCTCGACCACCTCAATGAGACGACCGTAAAGCACGCCACTGACAGTGGCTGCTGGCTCGGCTTCTCCATCTACCCGGACACCAAGATGGACGAGGACCGGATGGTCGCGATCCTCAAGGCGTACGGAACGGAGAAGGTGCTGGTCAACTCGGCCGCCGACTGGGGCAAGAGCGACCCGCTCAAAACCCGCAAGGTCGGCGAGGCCATGCTCGCCGCAGGCTTCACCGGGGACGACGTCGACCAGGTCCTGTGGCGCAACCCCGTCGCCTTCTACGGCCTCAGCGGCCGCCTCCAGCTCGACATCCCCGAACCGGAGTCCCTGCACGAGGGCAACTCCATCCTCCGCGGCGGGGAATGA
- a CDS encoding EboA domain-containing protein, with protein sequence MTPTHKELDTLLPDDARAWLDEALAEAADAAEAAGAADVAGAAEAPPAPAVRPPTEPSPHAVPLWELRFASAGRACGPHFADSVRTLLLVEARADSATLARLYRQGTAAERRAVLLALHHLLEGPSALTLVEDALRTNDTRLVAAAVGPYAAEHLDQHAWRHAVLKCLFTGVPVDAVACLERRTAGDDELARMLADYAAERTAAGRAVPPDLNRVLTLTGEQSEEF encoded by the coding sequence GTGACGCCGACCCACAAGGAACTCGACACCCTGCTCCCCGACGACGCCCGCGCCTGGCTCGACGAAGCCCTCGCCGAGGCCGCCGACGCCGCTGAGGCCGCTGGGGCCGCCGACGTCGCCGGAGCTGCCGAGGCCCCACCCGCCCCCGCCGTCAGGCCCCCGACTGAGCCGTCCCCCCACGCCGTACCCCTCTGGGAGCTCCGCTTCGCCTCAGCCGGCCGGGCCTGCGGCCCGCACTTCGCAGACTCCGTACGCACCCTGCTCCTCGTCGAGGCCCGCGCCGACAGCGCCACCCTCGCCCGCCTCTACCGGCAGGGCACTGCCGCCGAACGCCGTGCCGTGCTCCTCGCCCTGCACCACCTCCTCGAAGGTCCCTCCGCCCTCACACTTGTCGAGGACGCGCTGCGTACCAACGACACCCGGCTGGTCGCCGCAGCGGTGGGCCCGTACGCAGCCGAGCACCTCGATCAGCATGCCTGGCGCCACGCCGTCCTCAAGTGCCTGTTCACCGGCGTCCCCGTCGACGCCGTCGCCTGCCTGGAACGACGTACCGCGGGCGACGACGAGCTGGCCAGGATGCTCGCCGACTACGCCGCCGAGCGCACCGCCGCCGGCCGCGCCGTGCCCCCCGACCTCAATCGCGTGCTGACCTTGACCGGCGAGCAGTCCGAGGAGTTCTGA
- a CDS encoding sugar phosphate isomerase/epimerase, whose product MSLHFGYGTNGLTDLRLGDVLALLADLGYDGVGLTLDHMHLDPLAPNLSARTSQVADKLAQLGLGVTVETGARYVLDPRRKHGPSLLDPDPDGRSARTALLTTAVQVAADLGAHAVHCFSGIAPPGVDDETAWKRLADALTPVLAAADEAGVPLAIEPEPGHLLATLADFHHLRGILGDPEPLGLTLDIGHCQCLEPAPPADCVRDAAPWLRHVQIEDMRRGVHEHLPFGDGEIDFPPVLEALASTGYQGLTVVELPRHSHAGPELARASIDFLRSQTPLKGAPAS is encoded by the coding sequence ATGAGCCTGCACTTCGGCTACGGCACCAACGGCCTCACCGACCTCCGCCTGGGCGACGTCCTCGCCCTCCTCGCGGACCTCGGATACGACGGTGTCGGACTCACCCTCGACCATATGCACCTGGACCCACTCGCCCCGAACCTGTCCGCCCGCACCAGTCAAGTAGCCGACAAACTGGCCCAGTTAGGACTGGGCGTCACGGTGGAGACCGGCGCCCGCTATGTCCTCGACCCCCGCCGCAAACACGGCCCCTCCCTCCTCGACCCGGACCCCGACGGCCGCTCAGCCCGTACCGCCCTGCTCACCACCGCCGTGCAGGTCGCCGCCGACCTCGGCGCCCATGCCGTGCACTGCTTCAGCGGCATCGCCCCACCCGGGGTCGACGACGAGACGGCATGGAAACGGCTGGCCGACGCGCTCACCCCGGTCCTGGCCGCCGCGGACGAGGCCGGGGTGCCGCTCGCCATCGAGCCCGAGCCCGGCCATCTCCTGGCCACCCTGGCCGACTTCCACCACCTTCGCGGCATCCTCGGCGACCCCGAACCCCTCGGGCTCACCCTCGACATCGGCCACTGCCAGTGCCTCGAACCGGCCCCGCCCGCCGACTGCGTACGCGACGCCGCCCCCTGGCTGCGCCATGTCCAGATCGAGGACATGCGCCGCGGCGTCCATGAACACCTCCCCTTCGGGGATGGGGAGATCGACTTCCCGCCCGTACTCGAAGCCCTCGCCTCCACCGGCTACCAGGGACTCACCGTCGTCGAACTGCCCCGCCACTCCCACGCGGGACCCGAACTCGCCCGCGCCTCCATCGACTTCCTCCGATCGCAGACCCCACTGAAGGGAGCACCGGCATCGTGA
- a CDS encoding SCO3242 family prenyltransferase, which yields MTWRAWAELLRVSALFTVPGDALAGAAAAGVRANGRTLLAVGSSLCLYEAGMALNDWADREEDAVERPHRPIPSGRVSPAAALGAAGALTGAGLVLASRAGRPALAVASALSATVWSYDLYFKHTAGGPAAMAAARGLDLVLGAVATSSGAARPGAGSGAGVGGAGVPGVLRGAYAAGVGRPGVLAAVPSAAVLAAHTYAVTTVSRHEAQGGSTVAPLVALAATLGLGALAAGVPHGPDAPTSARAGRGRVRGRELPALPVPAEWPEGLPAASGRGGAGESPRPSPRPPAPQATLTTARLASTALAAAYVRTAAKPLLHAALNPSPPLTQRAVGGGIRAMIPLQATLAARTGAGATALAVMALVPLARNLARKVSVT from the coding sequence GTGACCTGGCGGGCCTGGGCGGAACTGCTGCGGGTGTCGGCGCTGTTCACGGTGCCGGGCGATGCGCTTGCGGGCGCGGCGGCGGCGGGCGTGCGAGCGAATGGCCGGACTCTGCTCGCCGTCGGCAGCTCGCTGTGCCTGTACGAGGCGGGGATGGCGCTGAACGACTGGGCGGACAGGGAGGAGGATGCGGTGGAGCGACCGCATCGGCCGATCCCGTCGGGCCGCGTCAGTCCTGCGGCGGCGCTCGGGGCCGCCGGCGCGCTGACGGGTGCGGGCCTGGTGCTGGCGTCCCGCGCGGGCCGCCCGGCATTGGCCGTGGCGTCGGCATTGTCGGCGACGGTCTGGTCGTACGACCTCTACTTCAAGCACACGGCAGGCGGCCCGGCGGCGATGGCGGCGGCGCGGGGGCTGGACCTGGTGCTGGGCGCGGTGGCGACTAGTTCGGGCGCGGCCCGGCCGGGCGCCGGCTCCGGCGCCGGCGTCGGCGGGGCGGGGGTCCCCGGCGTGCTGCGGGGCGCGTACGCGGCGGGCGTTGGCCGACCGGGGGTTCTCGCCGCGGTGCCGTCCGCCGCGGTCCTCGCGGCGCACACGTACGCGGTCACGACCGTCTCGCGTCACGAGGCGCAGGGCGGCTCGACAGTCGCACCCCTCGTCGCGCTTGCGGCGACGCTCGGGCTCGGCGCCCTCGCGGCCGGTGTTCCACACGGCCCGGACGCGCCGACAAGCGCGCGTGCCGGGCGGGGGCGGGTGCGAGGGCGGGAGCTGCCCGCGCTGCCCGTCCCCGCCGAGTGGCCTGAGGGCTTGCCCGCGGCTTCGGGAAGGGGCGGGGCAGGGGAGAGCCCCCGCCCGTCACCCCGACCCCCCGCCCCGCAGGCGACGCTCACCACGGCCCGGCTCGCCAGCACCGCACTCGCCGCCGCCTACGTCCGCACCGCCGCCAAGCCCCTCCTCCACGCCGCACTCAACCCCTCCCCGCCGCTCACCCAGCGGGCCGTCGGCGGCGGCATCCGGGCCATGATCCCTCTCCAGGCGACCCTCGCCGCCCGCACCGGCGCCGGTGCCACGGCCCTCGCGGTGATGGCACTCGTCCCGCTCGCCCGCAATCTCGCACGGAAGGTCAGCGTCACATGA